From a single Terriglobia bacterium genomic region:
- a CDS encoding transcriptional repressor, which translates to MKAAGYRLRASGFRKAVISSSHKATGVPTLQKRVDDHATISRENIRAAESIFHNHLKRVGLKHTEQRDTILRAFLETHEHLSTDELHRVVKKEDPRIGFTTVYRTLKLLAECGLASEVAFHDGITRYEHQYNRRNHHHMVCTECGGSVEFFSPEVGKLEQEIGRKHHYLTTRHTFQIYGVCEQCRRKRGRAL; encoded by the coding sequence ATGAAGGCTGCAGGCTACAGGCTTCGGGCTTCGGGCTTCAGGAAAGCGGTGATATCCTCATCACACAAGGCTACGGGTGTGCCCACACTGCAAAAACGCGTCGATGATCATGCCACGATTTCGCGGGAGAATATCCGCGCAGCGGAAAGCATTTTTCACAATCATCTGAAACGCGTCGGGCTGAAGCACACCGAGCAGCGGGACACCATTCTGCGCGCGTTCCTGGAAACGCACGAGCACCTTTCCACCGACGAACTGCACCGCGTGGTCAAGAAAGAAGACCCGCGCATCGGATTCACTACCGTGTACCGGACGTTGAAGCTGCTGGCCGAATGCGGGCTGGCGAGCGAGGTCGCGTTTCACGACGGCATCACGCGTTACGAACACCAGTACAACCGGCGCAATCACCACCACATGGTGTGCACGGAGTGCGGCGGGTCGGTGGAGTTCTTTTCGCCCGAGGTGGGCAAGCTGGAGCAGGAGATCGGGCGGAAACATCACTACCTGACGACGCGGCATACCTTCCAGATCTACGGGGTGTGCGAGCAGTGCCGGCGCAAGCGCGGGCGCGCGCTTTAG
- a CDS encoding penicillin acylase family protein has protein sequence MATPVLAAPRRRARLILRGLAVVLVLLLMAAAAASCWFYSAAWASLPQLDGSVRVAITAPATVIRDAHGVPHITAANMEDLLVGQGYVTAQDRLWQMDMTRRYIAGELSEVLGPDYVKSDRYQRTLGMRQVAQRAAATMSDTDRRLLDAYARGVNAYLDSHRQSLPVEFRVLGYVPRPWSPEDTFLIACMFNEMLNLFLMDDMLARERILARIPPDLAADLFPNTSWRDHPPGAVDSRQSTVDGQSNLQSRGVSDVPAIDHQLSAIDPFAIDHRPSAVDDFSPGSNNWVVSGAHTVSGKPLLSNDMHLQHHIPDVWYEVHLTNPELDVAGVTAPGLPLVLVGHNRRIAWGFTNLGPAVTDLYIETFNARAEYQTPDGWRLPQYRRELIHVKGKPDVAVDVTITRHGPIITSLIPGETRPLALQWTLWDPQLLTGTLQCIREVDEAQNWDQFRRAASHFGGPGQNVVYADVDGHIGYQATGWIPLRAAGDGTRPVPGNVDAFEWTGYLPFDKMPSVFDPASGIIGTANGRATPNGYPYLISSEWMPPHRAERIYQVLESGKKFSAPDMLALQTDIYSDIDRFFAGRFVSAIDHSASASPRARQAALLMRNWDGRITIDSVAPTVAVAARRQLQRLLLEPLLGPADPNSKVATGWRQYTWMNSIVWLENLVTQRPQRWLPKDYRSWDDLLTAAVEQAVTAKNAPRDLASWHWGQAHPVYLQHPIFGRVPLLNRWTGPGLQPQSGDGNTVKQVGVGFGPSERLTVDFADLNASTLNIVTGQSGNVLSPHYMDQWQAWYQGATFALPFSPEAVRKARAHELKLEPR, from the coding sequence ATGGCCACGCCTGTTCTCGCTGCTCCACGCCGGCGCGCGCGCCTGATTCTTCGCGGCCTCGCCGTGGTGCTGGTTCTGCTTCTGATGGCGGCGGCCGCCGCCTCGTGCTGGTTCTATTCGGCCGCGTGGGCTTCCCTGCCACAACTCGACGGCAGCGTGCGCGTCGCGATCACCGCACCCGCCACCGTCATCCGCGATGCCCACGGAGTTCCGCACATCACGGCCGCGAACATGGAAGACCTCCTGGTCGGGCAGGGGTACGTCACCGCCCAGGACCGCCTTTGGCAGATGGACATGACCCGCCGCTATATCGCCGGCGAACTCTCCGAGGTCCTCGGCCCCGACTACGTCAAGAGCGACCGCTACCAGCGCACGCTCGGCATGCGGCAGGTGGCGCAGCGCGCCGCCGCTACCATGTCGGACACCGACCGCCGCCTGCTCGACGCCTACGCCCGCGGCGTCAACGCCTATCTCGATTCGCATCGCCAGTCCCTGCCCGTCGAGTTCCGCGTCCTCGGCTACGTGCCCCGCCCCTGGTCGCCCGAGGACACATTCCTCATCGCCTGCATGTTCAACGAGATGCTCAACCTTTTTCTCATGGACGACATGCTGGCGCGCGAGCGCATCCTCGCCCGCATCCCGCCCGACCTCGCCGCCGACCTGTTTCCCAATACATCGTGGCGCGACCATCCACCAGGCGCGGTCGATAGTCGACAGTCGACGGTCGACGGCCAATCAAACCTCCAATCACGAGGTGTCAGCGATGTGCCTGCCATCGACCATCAACTGTCAGCCATCGACCCCTTTGCCATCGACCATCGACCGTCAGCCGTCGACGATTTTTCCCCCGGCTCCAACAACTGGGTCGTCTCCGGCGCCCACACCGTCTCCGGCAAGCCGCTTTTGTCGAACGATATGCACCTCCAGCACCACATCCCGGACGTCTGGTATGAGGTGCACCTCACCAACCCTGAGCTCGACGTCGCCGGCGTGACCGCGCCCGGCCTACCGCTGGTTTTGGTCGGGCACAACCGCCGCATCGCCTGGGGCTTCACCAACCTCGGCCCCGCCGTCACCGACCTCTACATCGAGACCTTCAATGCGCGCGCCGAGTATCAGACTCCCGACGGCTGGCGACTTCCCCAGTACCGCCGCGAACTCATCCACGTCAAAGGCAAGCCCGACGTCGCTGTGGATGTCACCATCACGCGTCACGGCCCCATCATTACCAGCCTCATCCCCGGCGAGACCCGGCCGCTCGCGCTCCAATGGACGCTCTGGGATCCCCAACTCCTGACCGGCACCTTGCAGTGCATCCGCGAAGTTGACGAGGCGCAGAACTGGGATCAGTTTCGCCGCGCCGCTTCGCATTTCGGCGGTCCCGGCCAGAACGTCGTTTACGCCGACGTCGACGGCCACATCGGATACCAGGCCACGGGCTGGATTCCGCTGCGCGCCGCCGGCGACGGCACCCGCCCCGTGCCCGGCAACGTGGACGCCTTTGAATGGACCGGCTACCTGCCATTCGACAAGATGCCCAGCGTCTTCGATCCCGCGTCAGGAATCATCGGCACCGCCAATGGCCGCGCCACGCCGAATGGCTATCCGTATCTGATCAGTTCCGAGTGGATGCCGCCGCATCGCGCGGAGCGCATCTACCAGGTTCTTGAATCGGGCAAGAAATTTTCCGCGCCAGACATGCTCGCGCTGCAAACCGATATCTACTCCGATATTGACCGCTTCTTCGCCGGGCGCTTTGTTTCCGCCATTGATCACAGCGCCAGCGCCTCGCCGCGCGCGCGCCAGGCTGCCCTCCTGATGCGCAACTGGGATGGCCGCATCACCATCGATTCCGTGGCGCCCACCGTCGCCGTCGCCGCCCGCCGCCAGCTTCAGCGCCTGCTGCTGGAACCGCTGCTCGGCCCCGCCGACCCTAACAGCAAAGTCGCCACCGGCTGGCGCCAGTACACCTGGATGAACTCGATTGTCTGGCTGGAAAACCTGGTGACGCAGCGGCCGCAGCGCTGGCTGCCGAAAGACTATAGATCGTGGGACGATCTATTAACCGCCGCCGTCGAGCAGGCGGTAACCGCCAAGAACGCGCCGCGCGATCTCGCCTCCTGGCATTGGGGCCAGGCACATCCGGTTTACCTGCAACATCCCATCTTCGGGCGCGTGCCGCTGCTCAACCGCTGGACCGGCCCAGGCCTCCAGCCGCAGTCCGGTGACGGCAACACCGTTAAGCAGGTAGGAGTGGGATTCGGCCCTTCGGAGCGCCTCACGGTGGACTTTGCGGATCTCAATGCTTCAACCCTGAACATCGTCACCGGCCAGTCCGGCAATGTCCTCAGCCCGCATTACATGGATCAGTGGCAGGCGTGGTATCAGGGCGCAACCTTCGCGCTTCCCTTCTCGCCGGAGGCCGTCCGGAAGGCGCGGGCTCATGAATTGAAATTGGAACCGAGGTAG